In one window of Henckelia pumila isolate YLH828 chromosome 1, ASM3356847v2, whole genome shotgun sequence DNA:
- the LOC140860726 gene encoding secreted RxLR effector protein 78-like — MIADNILLAHELTHSLNLPTRGGNVILKLDMAKAYDRVQWSFLLDVLRRFGFSEQVVRMVRACISFCKFSVNVNGTPAGFFSSSRGLRQGDPLSPLLFVLGAEYLSRGLDRLFLQHADLRYRSGCDLSIFHLAYADDVIIFANGGSRGLQRLKDFLAHYENCSGQLVNVAKSVGER, encoded by the coding sequence ATGATTGCTGACAATATCCTTCTCGCGCATGAGCTCACTCATAGTCTTAATCTCCCTACCCGTGGTGGTAATGTCATTCTGAAATTGGACATGGCTAAGGCCTATGATAGAGTCCAATGGTCTTTTCTTCTGGATGTCCTCCGAAGGTTTGGTTTTTCGGAGCAGGTTGTGAGAATGGTGAGGGCTTGCATTTCTTTTTGCAAGTTCTCGGTTAATGTCAATGGAACCCCTGCTGGTTTCTTTTCTTCCTCGAGGGGCCTGAGACAGGGTGACCCATTATCTCCCCTACTCTTTGTTCTTGGAGCGGAGTATCTGTCCCGTGGCTTGGACCGGTTGTTCCTCCAGCATGCTGATTTGAGGTATCGGTCTGGGTGTGATTTGTCGATTTTCCATTTGGCCTATGCTGACGATGTCATTATTTTTGCCAATGGGGGATCCCGTGGTCTTCAGCGTCTCAAAGATTTTTTGGCTCACTATGAAAATTGCTCGGGCCAGCTCGTTAATGTGGCCAAgagtgttggagaacggtga